One genomic window of Rhizomicrobium sp. includes the following:
- a CDS encoding nucleotidyl transferase AbiEii/AbiGii toxin family protein → MPRDYLHNRADFADLIRIVAADPVVTDGKPIDPALVEKDYWIMHCLYGLQQLKMRFELKGGTSLSKGFGIINRFSEDIDIRIEPPEGRNVATGVNQSSPAQVASRKAFYDWLADTIRIDGIDTVARDTAFDDEKYRSGGIRLNYRNAMGSLAGLKDGVLLEVGFDDVTPNQSRDISSWAYDYAAPTVEIIDNRAMAVACYDPGYTLVEKLQTISTKFRKQQADGAFPANFMRHYYDVYCLLQRPEVQAFIGTGAYKAHKKKRFRSGDNPVIAENDAFLLSNAETRAAYEAAYSETRTLYYRDQPTFAAILAAISAATPRL, encoded by the coding sequence ATGCCGCGTGATTATCTCCATAATCGCGCCGACTTTGCCGACTTGATACGCATCGTTGCTGCCGACCCTGTCGTCACGGACGGCAAGCCGATCGATCCGGCCCTGGTGGAAAAAGACTACTGGATCATGCACTGCCTCTATGGCTTGCAGCAGTTGAAGATGCGGTTCGAGTTGAAGGGTGGAACGTCCCTCTCCAAAGGCTTCGGAATCATCAACCGCTTCTCCGAAGACATCGATATTCGGATTGAACCTCCCGAGGGCCGCAACGTAGCCACCGGAGTCAATCAGAGCAGTCCAGCGCAGGTGGCAAGCCGCAAGGCCTTCTACGACTGGCTGGCTGACACCATCCGCATCGATGGCATCGATACCGTCGCGCGTGATACAGCCTTCGATGACGAAAAATACCGCAGTGGTGGCATCCGCCTCAATTACCGCAACGCCATGGGCTCGCTCGCGGGCCTCAAGGATGGCGTTTTGCTGGAAGTCGGATTTGACGACGTAACGCCGAACCAGTCGCGAGACATCAGTTCATGGGCGTACGACTATGCAGCGCCCACCGTCGAAATCATCGACAATCGCGCGATGGCCGTGGCCTGCTACGACCCCGGCTATACGCTGGTCGAGAAATTACAGACCATCTCGACGAAGTTTCGCAAGCAACAGGCGGACGGCGCATTCCCCGCCAATTTCATGCGCCACTACTACGATGTCTATTGCCTGTTGCAGCGGCCAGAAGTTCAGGCCTTCATCGGCACGGGGGCGTATAAGGCGCACAAGAAAAAGCGGTTTCGCTCAGGTGATAATCCCGTCATCGCTGAAAATGACGCATTCCTGCTGAGCAACGCCGAGACGCGCGCGGCTTATGAAGCCGCCTATTCGGAGACACGCACACTCTATTATCGCGACCAGCCCACCTTCGCCGCAATCCTTGCTGCGATCAGCGCCGCCACACCGCGTCTCTGA
- a CDS encoding N-6 DNA methylase: protein MFEQAFRNIDDVLRKEAGCTTELDYTEQTSWLLFLKYLDGLELDKADEAKLDGKKYAFILDAPYRWESWAAPKGKDGKLDHNKAVTGDDLRDFVNDKLFPYLQGFKQKASGPNTIEYKIGEIFGEIKNRISSGYNLREIIDHIDELRFRSQTEKHELSHLYEAKIKNMGNAGRNGGEYYTPRPLIRAIIQVVKPKIGERIYDGACGSAGFLCESFEFMKAKSDLSTKEAKTLQERSFYGKEKKSLAYVIAIMNMILHGIDAPNIIHTNTLTENLADIQEKDRFDVVLANPPFGGHERPEVQQNFPIRTGETAFLFLQHFIKMLKAGGRGGIVIKNTFLSNTDNASVSLRKLLLESCNLHTVLDCPRGTFQGAGVETAVLFFEKGAPTREIWFYQLDPGRSLGKTNPLNDADLAEFIQLQKNFADSPKSWCVDTKTIDRASFDLSVKNPNGDEEITHRRPQEIIDEIALLDIESADVLGSIRALL, encoded by the coding sequence ATGTTTGAACAAGCTTTCAGGAACATCGATGACGTGCTCCGAAAAGAGGCCGGTTGCACCACCGAACTCGATTACACCGAGCAGACCTCATGGCTCCTGTTCCTCAAATATCTGGATGGACTGGAACTGGACAAGGCCGACGAAGCAAAGCTCGACGGCAAGAAATATGCCTTTATCCTCGATGCACCCTATCGCTGGGAAAGCTGGGCCGCTCCTAAAGGTAAGGATGGCAAGCTCGACCACAACAAGGCCGTGACTGGCGACGACCTGCGCGACTTCGTTAACGACAAGCTCTTTCCCTACCTGCAAGGTTTCAAGCAGAAGGCCAGCGGGCCGAACACTATTGAATACAAGATCGGTGAAATTTTTGGTGAGATCAAAAACAGGATTTCCAGCGGCTACAATCTGCGTGAGATCATAGACCACATCGACGAGTTGCGCTTCCGCTCGCAGACAGAGAAGCATGAACTGTCACACCTTTACGAAGCCAAAATCAAGAACATGGGGAATGCCGGCCGTAACGGCGGCGAATACTACACTCCGCGCCCTCTCATTCGCGCCATCATTCAGGTCGTCAAGCCCAAGATTGGCGAGCGCATCTATGATGGCGCATGCGGCTCGGCGGGGTTCCTTTGTGAATCGTTCGAATTTATGAAGGCCAAGTCCGACCTCTCTACGAAAGAAGCCAAGACGCTTCAGGAACGTTCCTTCTACGGTAAGGAAAAGAAGTCTCTCGCCTACGTCATCGCGATCATGAACATGATCCTGCACGGCATCGACGCACCGAACATCATCCATACCAATACGCTCACCGAAAATCTCGCGGACATTCAGGAGAAGGACCGCTTCGACGTGGTGCTAGCCAATCCGCCCTTTGGCGGTCACGAGCGCCCGGAGGTCCAGCAGAATTTTCCTATCCGAACCGGCGAGACCGCATTTCTCTTCCTTCAGCACTTCATCAAGATGCTCAAGGCCGGAGGGCGCGGCGGCATCGTTATTAAGAATACGTTTCTCTCCAACACCGATAATGCCTCGGTTTCTTTGCGAAAATTGCTACTGGAGAGCTGTAATCTGCACACGGTGCTTGACTGCCCCCGAGGCACCTTCCAGGGCGCGGGAGTTGAGACGGCCGTGTTGTTCTTCGAGAAAGGCGCGCCCACACGCGAAATCTGGTTTTACCAACTCGATCCCGGCCGCAGTCTGGGCAAAACCAATCCGCTCAATGACGCCGACCTTGCTGAGTTTATCCAACTGCAAAAGAACTTCGCCGACTCACCAAAGTCTTGGTGCGTGGACACAAAGACCATTGATAGGGCCTCCTTCGATCTCTCGGTAAAGAACCCGAACGGCGACGAAGAAATCACGCATCGTAGGCCGCAGGAAATCATCGACGAAATCGCATTGTTAGACATTGAGAGCGCAGACGTGTTGGGAAGTATCAGGGCGCTGCTATGA
- a CDS encoding restriction endonuclease subunit S, with protein sequence MRTGWNLLTFGEIGRVFNGNSISESEKKANFAGLDHGVPYIGTKDVGFDHEVEYESGVRIPGGKQNGFKLAPANTVLVCAEGGSAGRKIALTNREVYFGNKLFAICPTPPNNSRFVFYYCLSDDFGKQFRGAMAGLIGGVSLNKFKDFSIPLPPPAEQQRIVEILDKALVGIATAKTNTEKSLQRAHALFENTLNIAIQGKLIAQNSRDTSVEDLVSQIEKTRNVAIIQGRAKSEKTEPAEIDAESQIELPSSWKWAQLESLTVAISDGVHKKPRYASKGIPFVTVKNLTAGPGISFDDLNYITREDHQEFIKRTHPERGDILITKDGTIGVVRLIETDVEFSIFVSVALIKPVMQELGPYLAYALRAQCVQSQIVPQGAALKHLYLVDLRRLAIPLPPLSEQKRIVARLDGVNVETQRLQSIYRQKLAALDSLKKSLLHQAFSGELTKDTVKSNVVPFPKTMPNITHIDMHAGILAIAYQHHEDHSRQDTFGHVKAEKIAHMVETHVGIDCGRTPVKDAAGPNDYRHLKKVEHRAEKAGYFSFKQSAARSYTFRKLNRFDQLTQKARNALGSANHAVDELIELMVPMQTQQAEIFATVFAAWNNLLLDGQEVSDEAIVSEARENWHSDKLGIPRDKFFKAIVWMKEKNIVPVGRGKKVINRVGA encoded by the coding sequence ATGAGAACCGGGTGGAATCTTCTTACCTTTGGAGAGATAGGGCGTGTCTTCAACGGCAACAGCATCAGCGAGAGCGAGAAGAAAGCTAACTTCGCTGGGCTGGACCATGGCGTACCGTATATCGGAACAAAAGACGTCGGCTTCGATCACGAGGTCGAATATGAATCAGGAGTAAGAATACCGGGGGGGAAGCAAAATGGCTTTAAGTTAGCCCCTGCCAACACCGTGCTTGTATGCGCGGAAGGTGGAAGTGCGGGCCGAAAGATCGCGCTTACAAATAGGGAGGTCTATTTTGGCAACAAGCTCTTTGCAATCTGTCCGACACCTCCCAACAACAGCCGCTTTGTCTTCTACTATTGTTTAAGCGACGACTTTGGGAAGCAGTTCCGGGGAGCAATGGCGGGACTGATCGGCGGGGTGTCTCTTAACAAGTTCAAAGACTTCAGCATTCCCCTCCCTCCACCAGCGGAACAACAGCGGATTGTTGAGATCCTCGACAAAGCGCTTGTCGGCATTGCAACCGCCAAAACCAATACCGAAAAGAGCCTCCAAAGAGCCCACGCGCTTTTTGAAAACACTCTAAACATTGCTATTCAAGGAAAATTAATCGCGCAAAATTCTCGCGACACTTCCGTTGAAGACCTGGTTAGCCAGATCGAAAAAACTCGAAACGTTGCCATCATCCAAGGTAGGGCGAAATCCGAAAAAACAGAGCCCGCCGAAATTGACGCAGAGAGTCAAATTGAACTTCCGAGTAGCTGGAAGTGGGCTCAGCTTGAATCCCTAACCGTTGCCATCAGCGACGGCGTCCACAAGAAGCCGCGTTACGCTTCCAAGGGAATTCCATTTGTAACCGTCAAGAACCTAACGGCAGGTCCAGGCATTTCCTTTGACGATCTGAATTATATCACCCGAGAAGATCATCAAGAGTTTATAAAACGCACGCACCCAGAAAGAGGAGACATCCTAATCACCAAAGACGGAACTATTGGAGTAGTCCGGCTGATTGAGACGGATGTCGAATTTTCTATTTTTGTTTCTGTGGCGTTGATAAAGCCGGTGATGCAGGAGCTTGGACCATATCTTGCTTACGCGCTCCGCGCACAATGCGTGCAAAGCCAAATAGTGCCGCAGGGCGCGGCACTGAAACACCTCTACCTAGTTGATCTGCGAAGGCTTGCAATACCTCTGCCGCCGCTTTCTGAGCAGAAACGAATTGTCGCGAGACTCGACGGCGTGAACGTCGAAACTCAACGTCTGCAATCCATCTACCGCCAGAAGCTCGCCGCGCTGGATTCGTTGAAGAAGTCGCTGCTGCATCAAGCTTTTTCGGGGGAACTGACGAAGGACACTGTCAAGTCCAACGTTGTTCCGTTTCCAAAAACAATGCCAAACATAACGCACATAGATATGCACGCAGGCATATTGGCTATCGCCTATCAGCACCACGAAGATCATTCACGGCAAGATACGTTTGGGCATGTCAAAGCGGAGAAGATTGCCCACATGGTCGAAACCCATGTGGGAATAGACTGCGGTCGAACCCCAGTGAAGGATGCGGCGGGTCCAAATGATTACAGACATTTGAAAAAAGTCGAACACAGAGCGGAGAAGGCAGGGTACTTTTCGTTCAAGCAGAGTGCTGCGAGGAGCTACACATTTCGGAAGCTGAATAGATTCGATCAACTTACACAAAAGGCGCGCAATGCTTTGGGTAGTGCCAACCATGCCGTTGATGAACTCATAGAATTAATGGTGCCGATGCAAACACAACAAGCAGAGATTTTTGCGACCGTGTTCGCGGCTTGGAATAATTTGTTGCTTGACGGGCAAGAGGTGTCCGATGAGGCGATTGTCTCCGAGGCTAGGGAGAATTGGCATAGCGACAAGTTGGGAATTCCTCGGGACAAATTCTTCAAGGCCATAGTCTGGATGAAGGAGAAAAATATCGTTCCGGTGGGAAGAGGGAAAAAAGTAATCAACCGAGTTGGTGCATGA
- a CDS encoding DEAD/DEAH box helicase family protein, which translates to MNEAETRAEYIDPALKAAGWGVVEGSRIRREYPITLGRIEGHGRRGKALTADYVLEYRNHKLAVLEAKAWDEELTEGVAQAKNYAGKLAIRFTYASNGQGIYGIDMQEGTEGEVLRYPTPDELWNRSFAKENAWRDRFAAVPFPDKSGSWTIRFYQEIAVNRVLDAITAEEDRILLTLATGTGKTSIAFQIAWKLFSARWNLIERKAGVPSRRPRILFLADRNTLATQAYNDFTSFAAFEDNALVRVKPEDIRQKGRVPTNASLFFTIFQTFMSGPLKDGKPSPYFGEYPPDFFDFIVVDECHRGGANDESNWRDILDYFAPAVQLGLTATPKRKDNVDTYKYFGEPVYVYSLKEGINDGFLTPFKVKQFATTVDDYTYTPDDAVVEGEVVPGKRYVENEFNRIIVIPEREAHRVKLFMEQINQNEKTLVFCATQDHALAVRDLINRMKTSTDPNYCQRVTANDGALGDQHLRDFQDNDKTIPAILTTSQKLSTGVDARNIRNIILMRPINSMIEFKQIIGRGTRLYDGKDYFTIYDFVKAYHHFSDSEWDGEPIEPEPKEPRSAVPLIDPTEPPKAKPEPSPRPQKIRVKFADGKARTIQHMMITTFWHPDGTPMSAQQFMEMLFGKLPEFFKDEAELRTLWSAPDTRSKLLQGLAEKGFGKEQMAEMQKIIDAEKSDLFDVLAHVAYALQPLTREDRAAKAKMAISNRFNTKQQAFLDFVLSHYVSEGVGELDQDKLTPLLRLKYHDSIADAVADLGRPDEIGRVFAGFQKYLYQEVA; encoded by the coding sequence ATGAACGAAGCTGAGACCCGGGCCGAATACATTGACCCCGCCCTGAAGGCGGCGGGCTGGGGCGTGGTTGAAGGTAGCCGGATCCGGCGTGAATATCCCATCACGCTGGGCCGTATCGAAGGGCATGGGCGGCGTGGAAAAGCACTTACGGCTGACTACGTGCTGGAGTATCGCAACCATAAGCTGGCCGTCCTCGAGGCCAAGGCATGGGATGAAGAACTGACTGAGGGCGTGGCACAGGCGAAGAACTACGCGGGCAAGCTAGCTATCCGCTTTACCTACGCCAGCAACGGCCAGGGCATCTACGGTATCGATATGCAGGAGGGGACCGAAGGCGAGGTGCTTCGCTATCCCACCCCCGACGAACTTTGGAACCGCTCGTTCGCCAAAGAGAATGCTTGGCGCGACCGCTTTGCTGCTGTGCCATTTCCCGACAAGAGCGGAAGTTGGACGATTCGGTTTTATCAAGAGATTGCCGTCAATCGGGTGTTAGACGCTATCACCGCAGAAGAAGATCGCATACTCCTCACGCTGGCCACTGGCACCGGCAAGACTTCGATTGCATTTCAAATCGCCTGGAAGCTCTTTTCGGCACGCTGGAATCTGATTGAGCGGAAGGCGGGCGTGCCGTCGCGGCGGCCTCGAATCTTGTTTTTGGCCGATCGCAACACTCTCGCGACGCAGGCCTACAACGATTTCACTTCGTTTGCAGCGTTTGAAGACAACGCTTTGGTGCGCGTAAAGCCCGAGGACATCCGCCAAAAGGGTCGCGTGCCGACGAACGCCAGCCTGTTCTTCACCATCTTTCAGACATTCATGAGCGGACCGTTGAAAGACGGAAAGCCATCGCCCTATTTCGGTGAGTATCCGCCGGACTTTTTTGATTTCATCGTCGTTGACGAGTGCCATCGCGGCGGAGCAAACGACGAAAGCAATTGGCGTGACATCCTCGACTATTTCGCACCCGCCGTGCAGCTTGGCCTCACCGCCACGCCGAAGCGCAAGGACAATGTGGATACCTATAAATATTTCGGCGAGCCGGTATATGTCTATTCGCTAAAAGAGGGCATCAACGACGGCTTCCTTACGCCGTTTAAGGTAAAACAGTTCGCGACTACGGTAGACGATTATACCTACACGCCGGATGACGCGGTGGTGGAAGGCGAGGTCGTCCCGGGCAAACGATACGTCGAAAATGAGTTTAATCGAATCATCGTCATACCCGAACGAGAGGCGCATCGCGTCAAGCTGTTCATGGAGCAGATCAACCAGAATGAAAAGACTCTGGTTTTCTGCGCGACACAAGATCATGCGTTGGCTGTCCGCGATCTCATCAACCGGATGAAAACCAGCACGGACCCGAACTATTGTCAGAGGGTGACAGCCAATGATGGCGCGCTCGGAGACCAGCACCTGCGAGATTTTCAGGACAACGACAAGACTATTCCGGCCATCCTCACGACCTCGCAAAAGCTCTCCACCGGCGTGGACGCCCGCAACATCCGCAACATCATATTGATGCGGCCGATCAATTCGATGATCGAGTTCAAGCAGATCATCGGACGCGGCACGCGACTATATGACGGCAAGGATTACTTCACGATCTACGATTTTGTGAAGGCGTACCACCACTTCAGCGATTCCGAATGGGACGGTGAGCCCATCGAGCCGGAGCCGAAGGAGCCGCGATCGGCTGTTCCGCTGATTGACCCAACCGAGCCGCCGAAGGCAAAACCCGAGCCCAGCCCCCGTCCCCAGAAGATCAGAGTCAAATTCGCGGACGGCAAGGCCCGCACCATTCAGCACATGATGATCACCACGTTCTGGCATCCCGACGGGACGCCCATGTCCGCTCAGCAATTCATGGAAATGCTTTTTGGCAAGCTGCCCGAATTCTTCAAGGATGAAGCCGAGCTGCGCACCTTATGGAGCGCCCCAGACACACGGTCGAAGCTCCTGCAGGGGCTCGCCGAGAAAGGTTTCGGCAAGGAGCAGATGGCCGAGATGCAGAAAATCATCGACGCCGAAAAAAGTGATCTCTTTGATGTACTCGCGCATGTCGCCTACGCTTTGCAACCGCTTACCCGCGAAGATCGCGCCGCCAAGGCTAAGATGGCGATCAGCAATCGCTTCAACACCAAGCAGCAGGCCTTTCTCGACTTCGTGCTTTCGCACTATGTCAGCGAAGGCGTGGGCGAACTCGATCAGGACAAGCTAACGCCCCTGCTCCGCCTCAAATATCACGACTCCATTGCCGACGCGGTGGCTGACCTGGGCAGGCCTGACGAAATTGGGCGGGTGTTTGCGGGATTCCAGAAATATCTGTACCAAGAAGTGGCTTAG
- a CDS encoding DUF87 domain-containing protein, whose amino-acid sequence MSVQGFRVKVELLPETKSALRATLDGVQTAVAINAYLTFSIGAGQLAIGIITDLESREAYDPSNGDELTLELMKPRRTANVQLLGTIEQGEPRGQFSPAITILPTLDTPAEIGAPDILKAIFETPPRRNRPEGFDGEDYDCDLRIGCPTGQPTSTVSASYNDLLSRPLAIVGNTGSGKSYSVSSLIQKAMTALGAAGNEPHVFILDINGEYSQAFAGGAPPEERKPDRIYLNGAEFGIPLWFLNAAEVCAWLSASEQTQEPVLKDWWALAKAQSENPAVANDANSLRHAITKAQGILLALDANRPKKKACLLQYKIIESYIGHREFAAIVSLRTALEPHKAQLNATGNGIDWDPPINEAEIRAATESLIEEIKALIVGELVVATLSATTADSPRYISKDKLVDPTLLDSATAPEDVARIDAHLTTLKLRLKTRLDDPRWKSFLNYEDAGTTIDSLASWMGKLGLGKQEGPRVAVLDLSMLSHEVLPYACTVIGRILLEARENLPASRRYKHPWVLVLEEAHNYARPPRSDEERGQTLSRLAFERIAKEGRKFGLSLIIASQRPSEISQTIISQCANFVSHRLQNPDDIDHFRRIIPMQARRLLDQVTILASGEAIVFGSAFHVPTRVQFDRPAPGPFSQTAAPYHEWRTEPKPFPLADVTTSWGVNPKPSSPLSTPETA is encoded by the coding sequence GTGTCCGTCCAGGGATTCCGGGTTAAAGTCGAGCTGCTACCGGAGACTAAATCTGCACTGCGGGCGACGTTGGACGGCGTGCAAACAGCCGTAGCCATCAACGCCTACCTGACCTTTTCGATTGGCGCCGGGCAGTTGGCCATTGGCATCATTACCGATCTCGAATCGCGAGAAGCCTACGATCCATCGAACGGAGATGAACTCACGCTCGAACTGATGAAGCCTCGGCGCACGGCCAATGTGCAGTTGCTCGGAACTATTGAACAAGGCGAACCGCGCGGACAATTTAGTCCCGCGATCACCATTCTGCCGACCCTAGACACTCCGGCGGAAATAGGAGCGCCGGATATTCTCAAAGCGATATTCGAGACTCCACCACGGCGGAACCGTCCGGAAGGTTTTGACGGCGAAGACTACGATTGCGACCTCCGGATAGGCTGCCCCACCGGTCAGCCGACCAGTACCGTGAGCGCTTCCTATAACGACTTACTGTCTCGCCCCTTGGCGATTGTTGGCAATACCGGTTCGGGTAAATCCTATTCCGTCTCCAGCCTCATCCAGAAGGCCATGACCGCATTGGGTGCAGCAGGAAACGAGCCCCATGTTTTCATTCTCGATATAAACGGGGAGTACAGTCAGGCTTTTGCCGGTGGCGCTCCGCCGGAAGAGCGCAAGCCTGATCGCATCTATCTGAATGGCGCGGAATTCGGGATTCCGCTCTGGTTTTTGAATGCCGCAGAAGTGTGTGCCTGGCTGAGTGCGTCCGAACAAACGCAAGAACCTGTGTTGAAAGATTGGTGGGCGCTAGCCAAAGCGCAATCAGAAAATCCGGCAGTGGCAAACGATGCCAACTCACTGCGCCACGCCATAACAAAGGCTCAAGGCATTCTTCTGGCGCTCGATGCAAATCGACCGAAAAAGAAAGCCTGCCTTTTGCAATACAAGATTATTGAAAGTTACATCGGCCATCGCGAGTTTGCGGCTATAGTGAGTCTGCGAACCGCGCTCGAACCTCACAAAGCGCAACTGAATGCGACGGGAAACGGCATTGATTGGGACCCACCTATCAACGAAGCAGAGATTAGGGCGGCCACGGAATCACTCATCGAAGAAATTAAGGCGCTCATCGTTGGGGAACTGGTCGTAGCAACATTGAGCGCCACGACGGCGGATAGCCCCCGCTACATATCGAAAGACAAACTGGTTGATCCGACACTGCTCGACAGCGCCACGGCACCGGAGGATGTCGCTCGGATTGACGCCCACCTAACGACGCTCAAGCTCCGGCTAAAAACTCGCCTCGATGACCCTCGATGGAAGTCCTTTCTAAATTACGAGGACGCCGGGACGACCATCGACTCTCTTGCCTCTTGGATGGGAAAGCTCGGTCTAGGCAAGCAAGAAGGACCGCGTGTCGCCGTTCTCGATCTGTCGATGCTGAGCCATGAAGTCCTGCCTTATGCCTGTACTGTCATTGGTCGTATTCTCCTAGAAGCGCGGGAAAACCTGCCCGCCTCTCGTCGATACAAACACCCGTGGGTGTTGGTGCTAGAGGAAGCGCATAACTACGCGCGCCCACCTCGCTCAGATGAAGAAAGGGGGCAGACACTATCTCGTCTCGCATTCGAGCGAATTGCGAAAGAGGGCCGAAAGTTTGGCTTATCGCTGATAATCGCCAGCCAGCGACCAAGTGAAATCAGCCAAACCATCATTAGTCAGTGTGCGAACTTTGTCAGCCATCGGCTCCAGAACCCGGACGATATCGACCACTTTCGGAGGATAATTCCGATGCAGGCGCGCCGCCTGCTCGATCAGGTGACGATTTTGGCATCGGGTGAGGCAATCGTATTCGGCAGCGCTTTTCATGTGCCGACACGAGTTCAATTCGATCGCCCAGCACCTGGACCATTTAGCCAGACGGCGGCGCCCTACCATGAGTGGCGAACGGAGCCGAAGCCGTTTCCTCTAGCCGACGTCACAACTTCGTGGGGCGTGAATCCGAAGCCAAGCTCTCCACTCTCGACGCCGGAAACCGCCTAG